Proteins co-encoded in one Streptococcus parauberis NCFD 2020 genomic window:
- the pstC gene encoding phosphate ABC transporter permease subunit PstC yields MKDQELAKKLVSPSKNSRLEKFGKTLTFLCLALIVFIVAMILIFVAQKGLSTFFVDKVNIFDFLFGKEWQPSLKDKNGMPYLGALPMITGSFVVTILSAIIATPFAIGAAVFMTEISPKYGAKLLQPAVELLVGIPSVVYGFIGLQVIVPFVRSLFGGTGFGILSGVCVLFVMILPTVTFMTVDSLKAVPRHYREASMAMGATRWQTIWRVVLNAARPGIFTAVIFGMARAFGEALAIQMVVGNSAVMPTSLTTPAATLTSVLTMGIGNTVMGTVQNNVLWSLALVLLLMSLAFNSIVKLITKERKRNYER; encoded by the coding sequence ATGAAAGATCAGGAATTAGCTAAAAAATTAGTTTCGCCATCTAAAAATTCACGTTTAGAAAAATTTGGTAAAACATTAACATTTTTATGTTTAGCTTTAATCGTTTTTATAGTTGCAATGATTTTAATTTTCGTTGCTCAAAAAGGGTTGTCAACCTTTTTTGTTGATAAAGTAAATATTTTTGATTTCTTATTTGGTAAAGAATGGCAACCGAGTTTGAAAGATAAGAATGGTATGCCTTATCTTGGAGCACTTCCAATGATTACAGGTTCTTTTGTCGTAACAATCCTTTCTGCTATTATTGCAACACCATTTGCAATTGGAGCAGCAGTATTCATGACTGAGATTTCACCAAAATATGGTGCAAAATTACTACAACCAGCTGTTGAATTACTGGTTGGTATTCCTTCAGTTGTTTATGGATTTATTGGTTTACAAGTAATTGTACCCTTTGTTCGTTCACTATTTGGCGGCACTGGTTTTGGTATCTTATCTGGGGTTTGTGTGCTTTTTGTTATGATTCTTCCAACTGTAACCTTCATGACTGTGGATAGTTTGAAAGCAGTCCCACGTCATTATCGTGAAGCAAGCATGGCTATGGGTGCAACTCGTTGGCAAACAATCTGGCGTGTTGTATTGAATGCTGCTAGACCAGGAATCTTTACAGCAGTCATCTTTGGTATGGCTAGAGCATTTGGTGAAGCACTTGCTATACAAATGGTTGTTGGTAATTCAGCTGTTATGCCTACTTCACTTACAACACCAGCGGCGACATTGACATCTGTATTAACAATGGGTATTGGTAATACAGTTATGGGAACTGTTCAAAATAACGTTCTTTGGTCATTAGCCTTAGTATTATTATTAATGAGTTTAGCATTTAACTCAATAGTTAAATTAATTACGAAAGAGAGAAAGAGAAATTATGAACGCTAA